A section of the Humulus lupulus chromosome 2, drHumLupu1.1, whole genome shotgun sequence genome encodes:
- the LOC133814741 gene encoding uncharacterized protein LOC133814741 has translation MRASNVGFELGCMLFPTTLIGAANSWFDKVHRHSISPWEQLSTNFKKQFRDPKSIKLVASSLENIKQQSGESLKKYIVRFNIEASLARDVDDSNHLMAIRAGILPESAFWDDLQQKSVRTIMEFTLRAQRFINVEEAMLT, from the coding sequence ATGAGGGCTAGTAATGTTGGATTCGAGCTTggatgtatgttgttcccaacAACCTTAATAGGAGCTGCAAATAGTTGGTTCGACAAAGTCCATAGGCATTCCATTTCTCCATGGGAACAGTTGTCTACAAATTTCAAAAAGCAGTTTCGAGATCCAAAAAGTATTAAGCTCGTGGCCTCATCGTTGGAAAATATTAAACAGCAGTCGGGTGAATCACTCAAGAAGTATATTGTAAGATTCAATATCGAAGCTTCTTTAGCTCGAGACGTAGATGACAGTAACCACTTGATGGCTATTCGAGCTGGAATCCTACCAGAAAGCGCCTTTTGGGACGACCTGCAGCAAAAGTCGGTTCGTACCATAATGGAATTCACATTACGAGCTCAGAGATttatcaatgtagaagaggccaTGTTAACATGA